The Hermetia illucens chromosome 2, iHerIll2.2.curated.20191125, whole genome shotgun sequence genomic interval ACACAGAACGTAAGGCAGAATGGGTCGCACCATTTCGACTAAAAGTAATCTTCTACagtgttagatattgccttctgtttgtagttaagtctaaaattgatagaccagtagcttactccaaactacaattttattttattatgtatatatatatttcgataatatatatatatattttcgatCTAGAGCATGCATGTCAAAGGGCAGCTAGTGCCAGCGGGGTATTCGCATAAATGTTGTCAAATGTTGGCGGATCAAAACACTGTAGAagattaaaattgatagaccagtagcttactccaaactccaAACAATATTTcgcgagcaacttactcccttcatcagtacaaagctactgaaaatattcagtaataaaataaaattgtagtttgaagtaagctactggtctatcaattttaatctTCTACAGTGTTTTGATCCGCCAACATTTGACAACATTTATGCGAGTACCTCGCTGGCACTAGCTGCCCTTTGACATGCATGTTCTAGATCGAAAAGTCAAACTGAGCATCTCCCCCAAGTATCTGATAGTCGACTCAAAGACGACTGTATGTGCACTGACTTTTACATTCACAGGGTTTTGCTTTTTTCGGTTCGTTATTGAGACCGATTCCATTTTCTCATCCGCCAGATTAAGGCCGACCTTTTTCAACAAGGAACCGCTCTTACCAGGTCATCGCCAAAACCGATAATCGTTGCCGCCATGACATTCCTCAGCAGAAAACAATGTATTGTTTGGGGTTCTCATCCGTCTTGTACCAAAAAAGTTTTCTCTAAGAAGCAATCCTCGACCAAAATCACCCAATATCCATCCAACCCAAGAATTTATATCGGGACCTTAGCACAACCGTTTGAAGCagtcctttttgtttttgcgaATCCCCCCTTTTTACCGGTTCATAGTTGTGTATGTTTCCCTTGTGGATCGTCGCTtgctggtgctctgaggtgacaAAGAATTAGAGGTATCAGCAACCAACTAAACCAAACCGCTGTGATCACATTGACTTGCCGATCGTGATGCagaaggcgaatgctccaaggcttaattagggcaatCATATCCAAGTCTACACGTCGCGTATGTGTATGTTTCCCCTATAGATCGTCGCTctctggtgctctgaggtgacaAGGAAGTAGACGGATCAGCAACCACCTGAATCAACTTCTACATGGTAGCACCGGAAACCACTGTGATCACATTGACTTGCtgatcgtgatgcagtaggcgaaagctccaaggcctaattagggcgatcagatccaagGCTACAAGGCGGCTCACCGGAAGTGGCTTCGGCTATGAAACCTCACcaaaggttatctggtaccacgtGAACCACGATAGCCCTCTGAGGAAGAGAATTACTATGATATATGTTTTCGACGCGGTTATTAGCGGTTGGCCACCTAGTGGGGGTTTCATTGAGGTTGGGTTTATGtccaagcgaacagagaccttcaagCACCAGACTTGGAGTTGCGTTTACAATTCAGCTACCGTTCCGGTTAGTTCAGTAGAAATTTgagtatgtcttgcatccaccagtataaatgctgagccatACATTCAATACTCGACCGTCGATACCGGATTTCTCCGATAAAGCACCCTTACCCGCAAACAttcggctcgcaaacttgcgattttgctgttccaccagtagttcggtTACCTACTGGGCAGCAGGCTCCTTCTTCTGAAAGTGTGTGAGGTCTCAACATTCGCGAGTATTACATCTAGTTTCATGAGTGCTTTGAGCAAAACACGTCCCATCACATTCATTGTCCTGCTGTTCTATTCAAGAAACAGTCAAGAAACGTCCTCTCATCCAAACCCAGAGCGCCTAGCACCTACTCATGCCCCGCAAGTGTAGCACTAGGTGGACCATACCAGCCGTATATATAAATTCGTTTCACTTGTGCTCTGATGAATCCCTCTTccaggtgctccattatttccagaAAAACTTGTTCTCTACAAGCCCATATCGTGATGTCAATATGACTAACTAATTATGGTCATATCGATATCCTTCTAGCGGATGGTTTGTGAGAGTAGACCCTGCACCACCTGGCAGTGGTTAAGATTGATTTCCCTCTTCTATATTCCGGATACCTGTTACGATCTGCTATATGCCAATGGTCTACACCCTCCTTTCATTTGCACAGTGAGCAATTTGCATCAGCTCCACAATTCTTGCTGATATAGCCCTCCATTCCGCATTTCCTTTTCCTGAATTCACCTATCGCAATGCTACCGAAAGCAAGATATATAAAGCACCATTTCAGTGCCGCCTGATCTCTAAAATGGCACATAATCCAACCTATTCTTCCTCTCCCTGCTGTCGATAGTTTGAATGCTATCCCCACTGGTAAGCTGATGGTGGCGATTTGAATCCTATCGTGGGCTTTTTCTAGCCTCATGAAGTCCAATAAGGTTGAATTCGTTTCAACTTCTTTTCAAAAGCCTTGCGGACCTCCTCCTTCATGATGACCTTATCTATCTCCTTGCAGACTATATCGGTCTACAGTCTGTTACCGCTTATATTGGTTTCATGTCTTAAAATTTGTCCGCGATTACATTCTTCAATTTCTTTAATTCCAACACAAGGTCCTTTTCTGGGACCATCTAATGCAATGTTTCCGTACTATAACGTTTTGAAATCGTTAAATTGCACAAGGCACAAGCCAGGCAAGAAGCGAAACGGGAACTGCAACAGGCCCTGCTGGATGATATCACTTTGTCCGGAATATCGTCGTTTGAAATCGTTAAATTGCACAAGGCACAAGCCAGCCAAGACAGGTGGGGACGAGTGTCAGGTGGtaggtgtggctttgatgcgtcgaagaTTGTCCCTCACCAGACGCACCAattcccgtataccagctccgcgaggctggcagcaaattcctctctcgtggcgcggcaggattggcAACATTCAAAATTCTTCGTTTGGAGTAATAATAATCTCCGGTCATATCATATTCCTTTTTCTCTTTTCCCAAGGTTTCACCTTTCTTCAGGCTTCCACATCCTCCTTGTAAGGTACACTCACACTATCTGGAATTGTGGGTACGTGAGTTCCTCCTCACCTGCTGCACTTTCTTGATAGTTGACACCTCCTTCTCTTGGGGTTTATTGCCCTGTTGATTCGTTCAATCGCTCGCGTATCTCAAGTTTCTCCTGTCCTGTGTCCTGAATGAGCACCACTTTTGTTGCCTGGCTTACTTTTCCACCCGAAGCCTTCAATGCGCTTTCATCCTGGACCTTGCCGTACACCAACCTGATGCCTTTTATCGTGGTCCTTATATTCCAGTGAATATTCTGCCATGTCCAAGATGGCCGGGAGCCCACTTCCCCATTTCCGCGGGTACTGAGGTCCCAAAACTCTGCCCGTAACCTTAGCTCTCCTCTTCTCCTGCATGttcggttttatttctgggtatccttcccatcgCCAATTTTTAACCACCTAACCGGCCTGTTGTTGATTCACCATCCGAATCTACTTTGAtatagaaaagattttttttcttactATTTGATTTCCTTCAACAATATCAATCATAAGTTACTAATTACAAAATTACAAATGAAACATATTACAGGAAGTAAGAAGAGACAGAGactgaaaacaaaatttgttgTAATTGGAGTCGCTTTAATGTCAGCCATATGCATACTTGTAGTTATAATCATCTGCACAGTGACGCCTCAACCGCAACATACAAACAACCCATCTACATGTAAGAAAACTAGTCTGAAGTGCTATTTCCTTCGACTGATATTATGATACAGTTATATTTACAGCTAGTCTCCATAATGGAACAGATTTCGACATCATACACAGAGACGAATGGTTAGCGCAACCAGCCAAATCAGCCGCCACTTTGAAAGTTCCTGTTTCTACTGTAATAATAGCCCATACAGCCGGCGGGCAATGTTTCAATAAAGTATTCAGACCAATCATAAATTACACTACGAATTTCATTGTATCCTACTTTGCCTTACAGAGCGATTGCACTTATATAGTACAGAATATACAGAATTATCATATCAATGATCGCGGTTTCACCGATATTGCTTACAACTTCTTAGTAGCAGGAAATGGCTTGATTTATGAAGGTCGTGGATGGGAGAAACCAGGCGTCCATACCCCGGGCTTTAATAACAAAAGTATTTGTATCGCGTTTCTGGGAAAGTTTTCGAATGTAGAGCCACCAGAAATTCAAATGAACGCCACTCAATTTCTGATAATGGATGGAGTGAAAAATCAAAAAGTCACCGCAGATTATAAACTATTTGGACAACGGCAGCTTATTGCGACGGAAAGTCCTGGCCTATCACTCTATAAATTGATCCGAAAATGGCCCCATTGGTCAGATGATATTGACTAGTAATAATGGCGATTAAATATTTAGATTTAAGTGCAACAAAGCACAAGAGCAAAAACCACGTGCCAGACGTGACGTGAGTAGAAGCAGCATATTTTACaactcaaagttgggaaaaGGAGAATATAGCGGAcaataacaacacagaaaatcTTTTACTTGTATATTCGTCTGTATTTTATTTGTGTATTACATCTTTTTCCGGAATAATTTACAGAATTCTACTATATTACAGTTCTTATATTCAAGTGCCCCAATAAATCATACCAACTAGAAAAATATCCATAATTTGCTAAAACTTTCTATAAATCAAAAAATACGTGAATCAATATATCGATTAAAGggattttgatgaaaaaaattctaataGGGTGTCCATGTCCCATACATTCACATCTATACATAGCTAGGGCAAACCAaaccaaaattaaaaagaataaaaattgcaaaaaaatcaataggtaaagtttttcagaaaaaaatgaaacacttgcaataacaaaaaataaaataccaaCGATTTCAGCTCACGTGAAGCTATTTAGCCCCGTATTTAAGGGAAGAcacaaaaataatagaaataaattattgtGGCACTTTGTGCACATGATTCATGTGATGGAAGCAAAATTAAAATCGGATTTTTGGATCCCGTCTCGTGGCATTATGTGCACAATCGGTAAAGTAGTAATGAACTAGAACCAGGCCTTTGTAACatttttatgtatatatatattttgcattTCAGAAGTCTATTTTTATTCGCTATTATTCATTcacttattaaaattaaagaatttTGTTCTGATACTGATATACATGTCTCGTGTATTTATCTATTTTTCCAATATCTTCTTGAACTTTTCCCGGTTCCAAATTTATTCAGCTCTCTAGAAACCTTAGTTGATTATCAGTATCCGTACTTGTCTTGTATGGAGGACATGACGTCATTCGCTAACGTACTCAGTTTACCCGCTACTTTTGTGACACCCTGGCGAACACTCTCTCTAACATCTTCCAAATCAGGAGCATTGAAGTTCATATTGTTGAAACCTGGAATGAAGAAAATTTTTTAGTACGAATAACATAAATTAAAGCAGCAAGTACAACTGGGCTCAGGCGGCCTGAAGGGTGttgtaatttttgtttatattggGTCTATCCATAGTTTTTTTAGGTTTTCCAAGTCGCTACAGCCGCGTTCTGGAAGGCTAAATGAGCTTGAAAGTATCCACTTATTGGTGGCATTGAAGGAGGAGAACAACGTATAcaaatataaatatgaataaTAGTATAGTCGGTCGCAAGTCCGGTTGTGAAAgagaagggatggatagcttcagtctaatGCTACCGCAGGGCCTCATGGAGCAGGTAGGGAAAGTGCAAGAACTTTGCCGTATTACAGATTACTTACTCAAAAGGCTATCACCACATCTaggttaggtataaaatgcaaatccattagATGAGAAGGGGGTGCGATACGGATAACtgacgggagtcgtctgacttcgAACTACCGTAAtgaacagcacggcgtcgaaaccgctaaccGTGAGGCGGTTCGACGTCCAGGCGCCACGATGTCCAGGAGCATGAATCCGCCTGATGTGGCTGTTTCATCACAATCTGTGAGGATCACTTcaacgtaggcagcggatgaagtggtcATACCGGAAATTGACGACCAAGACTCAATGGGGGTCAATAACACCATGTCGCACTgtgggcaacagtttcagtattcgccgCAGCACTTTTATTCGCCGTACGACTGCAGTCTCCgatgaggttcgggacgaattccaaacagcggtccatagggtcaaacaggaaatggatcctttggcTCTCTGCATCTCCAGTAAcaccgagaattctatctcatttGAGATtgtatctcgactgtgtgctgatatatcgCTATTAtaattacaatcacttgtgtattgttgtGCAGTGACGGCTGTCATATTGCACGGTTAGAAGATTCGCATTATTGGTTTGTGTGACCGAAgggatcccgacgaaattaataagactgattaggttgACCTTGATCAATatgctaggccagataaaagcagcaggatcactctcgaaactattcaacatcaacaacgggatgccctatcatacatcctctttaacctggaaaaagtaatccgcGATTCAGCACCCTCCTctttaactccacccaactactagcctacgctgaTTGATTCGATGATTGACattgtgggaagaacaactcgagcaggcggtgatcagcgcgagatcttcggctgcacattaatgagggaacttcagcgccaaaaaccaaagaaggtACAACATTCAATCGTACTAgtcaaaggaaaaaaataaagataagaggctacaactttgagaccgttgaaaatttctcccatgttgagtcgaaaatcactaccgataataactatgacgatgaaatctccGCGCGGAGAGAAACTATTTCGCTCAAAACGCCTCATCAAAAGGgcaaagctattactgtacaagacaataatcttaccagtctttatgtattcctcggactcggaccttgcgaactcttggcagcgttcgagagaagaatcttccgaataatttttgaccccctacattaggatggacgatgcagcagccagacggcttttagggataccaaattggtggagctcggcgcaaaatcgagatgtctggagttcgttactaaggcaggtctagaccagataccgattgttgcgccgttgatgatgatgatgatgactgaagAGATCtaccatgaaaaattcgtctggaacctcGGTtcaagaataaagtgcagagggtttaccgaaacAAAGCCATCTCCAGTGAGACATCCATAGTTGAAATTTTTGACACACTAAAGTAGAAAGTTTCTATCGTATGCAATCAATTGTGATGGcgtggcgaaagtcactccagacgtatcCAGAATAAACCGTATGCGAGAAAACAGCGCAgccttttcagatcactcaaaaAATCCCAAAAGAGCATCAAGGCAGTATAATTTTcggcaaaaaataaaagaatggaATTCGGGGactacccgcccagcatgctgactggattACCGCTGAAGTTTACCATTATatatggtcggttggcacaaaACATAAACTAGGTCATTAATCACTGcgggaatattgccgtggatgaagaccaatctggaaaacgATCAGCGGCGGATGCCGACtataatgtccaaattccaagtgCACTATCCAAATTCTACCGAAGAgctgatgaacctgcctcggggCATCAAAGGTTAGTTGATGTTGTAGCACATTACCGCCAAATCGaatcgctacgcgcttatttttacagcaaagagtaggCGAGTCTCTGCATCAGTTGTTTGAAAGGCAGATTGCGtcctgactccacttaacttcaatgattgatctttcaatcgtctgagtggagtgaagtcaGACGAGGAGCAGATCGATAAATGGAAGGTCAGAGGCAGGTGAAATGCCTCTGGGAGCCATTTGTCGAgcagatggttgtgtgctggggagctctttgctgagatggagggatgttttgtttttttttagtaacggtggtggtcactttctacGTGTTAATTCCATATAAGGACACCGAAAtaacagaacagtctcaacttgatctttgtcttgaaataactgcattttcggATTGTGTATAGAGCAGCGaaggcttcctagatatacaaattaatcaattCTTTCGACGCTCTGTCCCTTAATGTAACCTTCGGTCCGAttttacttgcctctctttccaaggCGAGAGTCATTTAGCCACAATCCAAGACTTGGTGAAAGTGTCATTGTCTATTGTAGGTTTCTAGGTAGGTGTAAATGTGACAACATGAataacgtcatcgataacaagaacaaataatatcggtgacgagATACAACCTTATCGGACATCACTgtcgacctcaaattcctctgaagtgcaacacgtgatattttgcgcttTCATATgccgctttgataatagctattattttctCTCCCTCGCCATCGAAAACTttgtcgaaatcgatgaacaggTGAAGTTTTAATGTGGTGAATACAGAAAAATTCAAACCGGAAACCATCCTGCTCTCtctcaatcaagctttcgaagtgCTCCTTGATACGTTGcatgaaaattttcaacggaGCTCATGCTCGTGGCGCTCACCTCCGTTCGAAGCTAACAACAAAACTTTCAACTTTTCAGCTCTACATTTCCACAGTCAGCCAAGCTTTCAATAGGCGATTTTGATAACGGGTTGTTTATGGTTTACGTCACTTGCGTAGCAAGAAAGTTTTCCCATTACATTGCTGAACGACAGCCGGATTATGGAGACGACTGGTATTGAATTTGGGAAACCTACTCTATTCCTCTCAGCAAATGCAACACAGAAACGAAGGTAAACAACCATCAGATGATTTTCCTTTTCGAAGCCGCTGGCAACACTCCTTTCTTACGCCCATTCAGAtaacaactcttaaatctactggcAATCGCGATGAGCTTTATCCGATTAGATTTTGGTTGCCGATAAGTTGGAAACTAGACCGACCGTGTGCcagactctgtgctcgaacagtctGCCGCCGATGATGAGTCGATGAAAATTGCAGAAGTCTACAAACTGTTGTTGTTGCGGACACCAAGACCATGCCTCCTCATAACATATCTGGAGAAAATATCAGACCTCACTtgggcattcagatcactcatcacaaTCAAAATGTCACCCTTAGGGAACCTCTCAAGAGCAGCGTGTAGttactcatagaaagcatccttctcctctATATCGGACATCTCCATTGGTACATagaactgtacaattgtgacgcTCCTTAACCGGGACCGGACTTTTATAGTAAAGACACTGTCAGAAAACGACTCTCAAGTAATGAAAACCCACTTTGTGGGAATAGTCCGACACCGAATTCGCTTCTACTACCAGTTAACTTTTAAGATTACAAAATCACATTGGCACAACAAAATGAGGAGAGAATGAGTCCGAACATACCATTTCgtttagacccagaatgtccgacggaattctcgctcgagttggagcaAACAAGCATTCTGCAAAACCTCGGTACAGGGGTGAAAGAGCGTACGCCCATTTTAAGAACCAATCCTTTGccattttcgatagtcaaaggtcgtagCCATGAGGTCTATCCTAGGCGTTGATTTTTCAGTAGATAGCTGGCCCATTCATCTCTTATAATAATACTTTAACTGTATTCTTAAACACCAGCTCACTGACCAATTGTTAGTCAAATTGATTTCTCAATTTGACATCCTCCTGTATAATTATATTATTGTCACTAAGATATTTCCTACGAAGCTGTTAAGAACAACTTTTAAAAAATCCCAACCTGTTGATTGTTTGCCGTTGCCCGTATCAGGAACTTTAGTGTGCGAAACAAATGATAAAGGGTCGGTCCGGGTTGTCGATGGGTGTTCCACGTTTTAAAGACATACCTTGAAGACATATCCGAAGAGTTTTTATCAAATATGAAACTTGCGATTTAATTCTAAACACAACATTCCAGGGAACATTCAAATTTAGAAGTTCACGTAAACCATACCATGAAATCTTACCTCTATGTGATGCTGTATTTGATGATGAAGATCCATCTCCGAAATAATCTGCTGACGAAATACTACTTGAGCCCTGGAATCGTGATAAATTAGTCGCACGTTCAATCGACGATTGCTCGTTGCCGAAAAACTGATCTGAAGAAATACCCTTTGCATTACCGAATTTCTTTTGAGCCGTATCATTTTCATAGGTTTTAATTTCTCGTCCACTTTTCAATGTTTTTCGTCCAGGCTGCTCGTTTATGCTTGATGGCTTGGATGGCGAGAACATAGTGGAAATATTTGATTGCATATCAATTGGTTCAATTGTCTCCCAACCCATTTGACTCAGCTCCGAATCAACCTTCGGCGATGTGGGTGTGTACATTGGAGTCGAGTATTCATCGAAAAAATCAGTTGATGGCTCCTTCTCGAATGATTTTAAACTATGTTTCGGTGCAGAGGTTTGAGTGATAGTTTGCATATCGGTAAGCACGGAATGTGAAACGCCGCTtctgaaatgaaataatttaagaaatgattgaaatatttatataattattaatttagACTAGATTTGACCTatgaaaatattcaattcaattaaaatacCTGAACCAAACAACAAAGCTCAATCTATAGAAGATGCAGGTACTCATTCGAAATCATCTTGACTTCATTGCATTTAATAAAACGAGCTTCAACTTGAGCCAAACCGGCAAAAGCACAGACCTATTTCACGTAACTTGATCAATGCCTATGTTCAAGATCGGGTATCATTTTTGGATCCATATGATAATGCCGTTCGTGAACAGCCAGGGGCAGTATTACTTTTAAGCAACGCAAAGCACGACCCATGCAATCGGAAACGTGGTTCAAACAAAGATTGCATCTGAAATGTTAGGTGTTATCCGGATTCTGCTAACCAAAAACATATAGGCTAACAGCTAACAGGCTAGCTGAATGAATCGGCGTGGGAAGCTGTAGTAACGCCCACCTACGGTATCGGCGGCAATTTTAACAATCGAAGGAATTTCATCCAAGCGGTATTTGTCAAGATAGCGTCGT includes:
- the LOC119648218 gene encoding peptidoglycan-recognition protein LC-like isoform X1, producing MDITKFEAGISGTGTRYSSADKDNDQKQDTNIVASNLLVDPFQTIQHNEDATTSYEGKLSHKMQSNIVSSQTQFGSIALNNSKNVMFGDKAIYQGPVTINQYLLNKQAAENKGESGSAKSKSQKIFKCFKNGSKKRQRLKTKFVVIGVALMSAICILVVIIICTVTPQPQHTNNPSTFIFTASLHNGTDFDIIHRDEWLAQPAKSAATLKVPVSTVIIAHTAGGQCFNKSDCTYIVQNIQNYHINDRGFTDIAYNFLVAGNGLIYEGRGWEKPGVHTPGFNNKSICIAFLGKFSNVEPPEIQMNATQFLIMDGVKNQKVTADYKLFGQRQLIATESPGLSLYKLIRKWPHWSDDID
- the LOC119648218 gene encoding peptidoglycan-recognition protein LF-like isoform X2, which encodes MDITKFEAGISGTGTRYSSADKDNDQKQDTNIVASNLLVDPFQTIQHNEDATTSYEGKLSHKMQSNIVSSQTQFGSIALNNSKNVMFGDKAIYQGPVTINQYLLNKQAAENKGESGSAKSKSQKIFKCFKNGSKKRQRLKTKFVVIGVALMSAICILVVIIICTVTPQPQHTNNPSTSSLHNGTDFDIIHRDEWLAQPAKSAATLKVPVSTVIIAHTAGGQCFNKSDCTYIVQNIQNYHINDRGFTDIAYNFLVAGNGLIYEGRGWEKPGVHTPGFNNKSICIAFLGKFSNVEPPEIQMNATQFLIMDGVKNQKVTADYKLFGQRQLIATESPGLSLYKLIRKWPHWSDDID
- the LOC119648218 gene encoding peptidoglycan recognition protein-like isoform X3; protein product: MDITKFEAGISGTGTRYSSADKDNDQKQDTNIVASNLLVDPFQTIQHNEDATTSYEGKLSHKMQSNIVSSQTQFGSIALNNSKNVMFGDKAIYQGPVTINQYLLNKQAAENKGESGSAKSKSQKIFKCFKNASLHNGTDFDIIHRDEWLAQPAKSAATLKVPVSTVIIAHTAGGQCFNKSDCTYIVQNIQNYHINDRGFTDIAYNFLVAGNGLIYEGRGWEKPGVHTPGFNNKSICIAFLGKFSNVEPPEIQMNATQFLIMDGVKNQKVTADYKLFGQRQLIATESPGLSLYKLIRKWPHWSDDID